The genomic stretch attaatgtttacagaaaaaaaaaaagttttatttctaCGCACTCAACAAAAGGTATTCACTTGGAcatttgagggcacttgaagaTATTAAGAGgggctgtcgtcacttcatgggctactcttttcgattagcagcaagagatccccccccccccccccccccaggataGCACCACCACGGAGCCATACCGTGGGCAATAGacatggaacgagaaatagcccaatgggctcacctaGATCAACGACAtgcgcgcatcgagcgagcgtgtaccactgggctacgttagatgtccccatccccacccccaaaaaggtATGATGCTTAGATGTATGTATTGTACTAAATGTATAAGTCATTTAAGTATGGTCACACTTGGGGTTTAAATATTCTTAAGTTAGGAATGTTTATGAATAAGGAGCCTAAAACGTAGATGCAGATGCGATGTTTTCTTAGTGcagaccggtctcggtggcgtcgtggttaggccatcggtctacaggctggtaggtactgggttcggatcccagtcgaggcacgggatgattttaaatccagataccgactccaaaccctgagtaagtgctccgcaaggctcagtgggtaggtgtaaaccacttgcaccgaccagtgatccatagctggttcaacaaaggccatggtttgtgctatcctgcccgtgggaagcgcaaataaaatatcccttgctgcgtgtcgtaaaagagtagcctatgtggcgacagcgggtttcttaaaaaaacaacagtgtcagaatgaccatatgtttgacgtccaatagccgatgataagattaataaatcaatgtgctctagtggcgtcgttaaataaaacaaactttactttcttagTGCAGGCCCCTCTCTTTTTTCTCGGTATATTTTCCGAGGGAGCATGACGCGAACCTATAAACCTCGGTCGCGATGGTCTAGACCCCTCATTGCTAAAATACCTGCACATGTGAATGatatataatgaattaatgaatggatgtttaacgacaccacaacataacaatacatcggctatttcgTGTGTTAACAATGGTTAACACAAATGTGCTAAtagagacattcccgagtttgctccattgtaagatgtttccgacaaataaaatatttctacgattaaatttacatattaaatatattttcttgtttagaatatcagtatctgtatattcaatgtgtttctgatcgtcttaatatttgtaagaagcccaaactggattttgtcttcaaataatttcgtacgtaccaaaaaatagtttttaggaaataaaatgatatttaaccttttacaaatattagaacgattagaaacacgtttaatatacagccactaatattttatacagaaaaatatatttgatatgtaattacagtcgtgaaaaagtcgataacatcttaaattacggaatgcccctttaacacaaatatatatatttaaatttcaaGTATATCGCCTGAAATAGGGTTCAAACTGACCAGTGTCATGTAGCCATTTCTTTAAAAGAATTTTGTAATGAGGCCCGTAGGAACCAAAGTTGGGTAGTGGTCCTGTGTTGTTTACCTTTATAAGAATATGAAGTATTTTGATACTACCCCTCCCCCTCACAAATGTCAGTGGCCCCCAATGAAAAGAAATCTTGACAATGTGGTCAAGGGATGGAGATGCAAAAGTGGCCGTAGAGGGTGGAGATGCAAAAGTGGCGGTGAACGAGTGGCGGTGAAGGGAAGCAGGTAAAATGTTGGTACTAAGGCGATGTTGTGGAGGGTGGCGGTGAAGGGGAGAACAGGAaagcgatttaccactgagctacattccgcccatactaaggaaggaaggaaaatattttatttaacgacgcactcaacacattttatttacggttatatgacgtcagacatatggttaaggaccacacatatattgagagaggaaatccgctgtcgccaatccacttttcaattagcagcaagggatattttatatgcagcatcccacagacagggtagtacattccacggcctttgatataccagtcgtggtacactgggtggaacgagaaatagcccaatgggcccactgacggggatcgaccccagaccgaccgctcatcgagcgagcgctttaccactgggttacgtcccgcccacccCTACTAAGGAGAGGAAAGActgggtgtttaacgacaccctctTACACATCCGTTATGTTGGTTACatatggttgttaacacatgtacgtgtgttaacctTCAAGACATACGACATACGACTAGCCCCATGGGCCTAATTCAcgaaggtctcttaggctctgctagacaacaaagcatcctcttttgcaattttgcaagtcttttagcattgcactgcgaaatcgcaaagttgcgagagtttagtgaattaggccccaggtcgccaatgccatacatccaatcaAAAACtacacggtggaaatcgattagactgtgacgtatagttaacctgacattcatgtgtctgtgacgcgtacgtcagctacaagtgcaacgactgtaaataacttttagtcgaaaaagatgttaaaatttgcttaaatcctggtttttgaggatatgtaagaaatagaataatacatgtgtccgttagatacaatttatctcacaactcgttgcttaaaaacgtatcaaactcactttcgctcgttagatacatcttaaaacaactaacaaccattagataaatggtatctaatggccactcatgtagtattctctgtatagCTGAATCTCCGGGGGAGTGATGAGAATGCCACCATGAACCATTTTTTCTTAATACTaagttattatattttcatcCTTCACCCACACCGACACCCTCCACCCACACCCTCCACCGACACCCTCCACCGAAgaaaggttgacaggtcattCTCCCACCAGTCTTCGACTTTTACTCATTCtgctttaaaatgataaaaaggtTGAATGAAATGGCTTAAAAAGCATTAGGATTGAAACATTGTTTTGCGAACCACTGTCCTGAGTTTTCAAAATAATGCGTGTCAATATTTTATCAACAGTATTAATCATTAAACATATGGTCCAACACACCCGGCGCTGaagtaacaaaggtcgtggtatgtactatcctgtttgaagcatataaaagatcccttgctgctaatcgaaaaaagtagcacAGTGAGTGGcggtaacgggtttcctctctcattactgtatgtccgactccatatatTATAACCATAATGTGtcaagtgcgtcgttaaataaaacattcctttcttccttccaacaccttggttgagtgctcgcttgaggtgcttgcgtttcaggatcgaaccacctcagtggatccattcagctgattgttttttctcgttccaacttgtgcaccacaactggacaaaggccgtatTTTCAATgtctgagaaagtgcatataaaagatccctataaaagtgtagcgggtttcctcttatgactacgagtcagaattatcaaatgtttgacatccaacagccgatgattaattaatcgatgtgctccagtggtgtcgttaaacaaaataaacttgttctttcttccttccaacAACCTGCAATGTGCATGTAATAAAACTACAAAAGTCACGTGATTAAAACAGTACGCACGTGCAAAAGTGTCAGCTATCGGAGTACGGATGGAACGTGCAAAAGGAAATAAGCGTTTGACCACGTGACCAGTTTATAGAGATAAATAACCGAAACCTAGTCGTTTGGTCATTTCAACGTGTTCGAAACAAAATTTGGTGTGATACAATTCTCATTGAAGTaagtttaattttgtgttattattattattttcttcatatttaCTGCTGTTTAAAAAGTACAAAAGACATGAACATATCAGAATATTTCTGTAGTTTTAATTTGACAGATTCACTTGCACACTGACCCTCAACGCAGTTGTACTtcgttgggatggggggggttgggatggggggggatGGGGTTGTTGGGATGGGTTGTTGGGATggggggttgggatggggggttgggatggggggtgggattggggggttgggatgggggggggggatggggggggggggggggttgggatgggggggttGGGATGGGATGGTGGGTCGTTGGCTGCCAGTGTATTggggcaaaaacaaaatgtgggtaGGTTTTTGTTACCATGGGTAGCCTATACTTCAGTCGCACCTTCGCCCCACTCCCACCTTCGCCTTGTCTCACGACATTCCTCGGTCTTGTGTggtaaacccccccccccccccccaaccagaCGTGGTACCTGCATATAAAATCCTATTTTAATCAATGGGGTGGGAGTATAGATAAGGGGTGGGGTAGGGGTACAATCTTTTACTGCGATATTATCTGAATGTGATTTTTTCGTATTCGGCTTACAGAATGAAGACTGCTTATTTCTTCGTACTTCTGTTGGCCTTGACCTTCGTCCCCGAGCACGTGGATGGTTGGTTTTTCCGGTCTGTACGCAGAATTCGCATCAGTCCGTACCACACGCTGGGTTGTATGGCGGCCTGCAAGTGGGCCAGGAGCTGGGCGTGTAAGGCCTGCAAGAGGAAAAGGGGACTCGATGTGCCGGATGCAAATGAGgtaacttaatttaaaaaaaaaaaaaaaaaagtacttttaAATGACTTCAAAAaagtagttttatttaacgacgccactagagcacattgattttttttgatgttatcggctattggacgtgtgaacagggttttttttatcttatcggctatgGGTcgtgaaacatatggtcattcggacagggtttttttttcgagGAAACCTGTCgccataggctactcttacgacaggcagcaaggatcttttagttgcgcttcccacaggcaggatagcacaaaccatggcctggtcggtgcaagtggtttacgcctatccatcgagccttgcggagcactcggggctttggagtctgtatctggattaaaagacCGCTGGCCTAACCACGCCACGGAGGCCGGTACTTCAAATGAAGTAgccttttcattttaaaatggttttaacataaGGGTGAAAAGTAATTAGGAGGGcttgtaatattttacaaaatatttttttttttttttatctatggAGTAGCTTTAACCATATCGGTTAAGATTACAAATTATGGTATTTGATTTAGTATCTGGGGAAATAGGCAGGCCCGTACACAGgaggggtgcgtacgcacctccatagtctgccgaggtccgtcAGTGgatgtctaaaaaaaaaaaaaaaaaaaaaaaaaaaatatttgacatattttgaggcaaagaaacgtttcaaatttacttcccagaatgcagaaaaatgcatctcctgcattctagatttaaaaatattcggAGGGGCATGACTTGTAGTATACGTAGCCATGTAGGCGCAGTAAGACGTCATAAGacgtcatcggtctacaggctggtaggtactgtttcggacccagtcgaggcatgggatttttaatccagatgccgactccaaaccccgagtgctccgcaaggctcgatggataggtgtaaaccacttgcgccgaccagtgatcccatagctggttcaacaaaggccatggtttgtgctatcctgcctgtgggaagcgcaaataaaatcccttgctaccagTCGTCGTAACCTTGCTATCTGTCGTCGTAACCTGTGGCGACAGCAGGGTTTtctcgataaaaaaaaaaaaccctgtcgGAATGATTTCTttcacgtccaatagccgataagatagaaatcaatgtgcttagtggcgtcgttaaataacacttTTTTCTTCGCAATTTTAGTATACCAAATCTTTTAGTTGTGATAACGCTAACGTACTTTTTGAAATACATTACTTTATTTGAATTAGGAAATTGATGACTGCAAAATTGTAAATTGTAATGTACTGAAAACTATACATTTATTCCAGGATATAGACGTGGTTATGCACGATCTGGATTTGGACGGAGATGGTTTTGTTGAACTTGTCGAGATCGCTCACGTGACCGGCCTGAAAATGTCCAATCCAATTCTACTGGCTAAATTCCGCAAAGCCGATACAGACGGTAAGAATTTACCTAGGAACCAATATGTACATTAAGTAGCATGTGTTGTACTTCCCCCGAGTTTTtagcatttttatatttttaattggcAGTTAATGTTTggtagtcccctaccggtccaagcGGAGATCAGTTTTCATCTCGGTCTGTCCGTAGTCCGTCCTAGATAATTGTGCAGATGTAGTTTTCAGAACTACTTGAGAGATGCCgaggtgaatttttttttacatatagctttataatgtactgttgCTGATCGtgttaactttcatggcgatttacctacTTTTCAAGAGGTATGCTATTTAATCGACCAGTAAATTTCAGCGCGAGTGGACATACTGAAAATGATGAAAATTGTCCTGATCTATGGTAGTCGGACTCTACCGTCATACCGTTAAATGTAGAAAACTACCGAAACGGATGTGGATGTAGATTTATATGATATAGATATCTATATGTATTATctatatcatttatatttttcGCCCTGGCTTCACTTTTAAAGGCGGATACCCATGGTGTATGTAGAATAAAACTGTGCGTATAACATTTAGCCACGTGATGGCCATTTATTGGATTTTTAATTGGTATACCAAGAAGCCTGAACACGTAAAAGTATATTTGCTGTGCagttataacattttttttatttattttttctattttagGTAATGGCAAACTGGACGTTCCTGAATTGGCAGTTTTCCACTTCGAGAACAAAAAGGAATGTGAGTAACcccttaatttgtttttgtatctgTATTTTGACAGTTCCGTGTACCCGTACTAAATTTCCTCGGCTACACCGAAACTTCAATGACGCTGACCGTGGTATGTTTTGTCTTGGAAAGGAATATTATAAAGACATGCCACAAAATAGAGATATAAGAGATATAAGAGATATAAGAGATATAAGAGATAAGAGAGATATAAGAGATAAGAGataagagatagagagatagagataagagtatatattatatataaaataatataataaaaaagaccTGTGTTACAACATTGACTTTACGTTTCATGTTTCATGCTTGTATATCGCTAAATGTGTATGTACAGCATTCTAATTTGTTAATCTCTTTATGGAAACTATACTGGATGGTTTTTGATCATAAATGTAGAAGCCGCAGTAGCCACATGCACTTATGCATTTCTCATTTCAGTTCTGGAAGCCTTTGCCGAGCAAGCACATACGGCTGTGAAGCGATGATGCAGCACTGTTACGACGCATGTTGGAATACCACATGTCGTTCATGGGCGACggttttcaataaaatataaaagcctacttgtgtgtttttttttttaatttggcagTCTATGGGTTGTCGACTTATTTAGCTGTGTTTGGAAAtgcaactgatttttttttttgaagtttaattagtttcacttaaatatatttagcattGTCGGTAAAGATTTTCTCTTTACAAATTGTTACTCGTAAATGTggtcgggatgtagcccagtggtaaagcattcgcttgatgcgcggtctgtctaggatcaatcccagtcggtggaccctttgggccatttctcgttctagccaatgcGCCAAACTGGTATAACGAAAGccgtgttatcctgtctgtgggacggtgcatataaaagatccatagctgctaatcgaaaagagtatcccatgaagggCGACAACCTTCAAATTCAGGAAGGACTAGGCTACAGTGCATAGAATCGCCGTACCTCAACTTATTTTCGCCGATCGTACGTGAAGGTCGTAGGAATGCTGGCCGATGCACATGTCAACATGGTGTGAGAACCACTTGCATCATAACCAATGGCATTGGTTAAAGATTTGTCTAATGGTGGCGTTAGACAATGTTTAAATATctgctatttgatgtcaaacatttggtaattttgatctGTAACCGTCTTGAGATAGAAAATGCTCTACATTTTACTACATTTTAGTACCgatggatcatttatatgcactacatcccgcagcttttgatataccagtgatgcactggctggaacgagagctAGCCTAATGGGCACACCGACTGGGATCTATCCCAGAACGACCAAGCATAAAGCGAGAGCTTACCACTGggggaaaaatatccgcccggtcccccccccccccccccccctcctctaaccccaaccccaattaaaaataataatggaggggactgggcggatattataccaaaTTCCACTCCTAGGTCCTGTCTATGGTTGGACAATAAGAGGTGTCTAATAACCTGTAACATGTGCTGCACATGTTTCAATTGCAATATGACTACCCTAGTAACGcacaaaattagattttttttttt from Gigantopelta aegis isolate Gae_Host unplaced genomic scaffold, Gae_host_genome ctg5064_pilon_pilon:::debris, whole genome shotgun sequence encodes the following:
- the LOC121366240 gene encoding uncharacterized protein LOC121366240, coding for MKTAYFFVLLLALTFVPEHVDGWFFRSVRRIRISPYHTLGCMAACKWARSWACKACKRKRGLDVPDANEDIDVVMHDLDLDGDGFVELVEIAHVTGLKMSNPILLAKFRKADTDGNGKLDVPELAVFHFENKKEFLEAFAEQAHTAVKR